A single genomic interval of uncultured Pseudodesulfovibrio sp. harbors:
- a CDS encoding TPM domain-containing protein, translating into MRKTIMAVLAAALIILTAASGALALDVPPYTGRVNDTANMISPGTRASLEKYLAELERTDSTQVAVLTIPSLDGDAMSDFAIRVAEAWKVGQKGEDNGVILLVSKADRKIRIEVGYGLEGVLTDVLSSQIIRNVIGPNFKAGNYDNGFAEGVTAIAGAVRGEYTAAPAKKTRRSRGGILPLIVIPMLLFITFTEMFGRRRRRGQLSNSQVIDGQRRHGSGLGSTASTLFFLSMLGGGRGGGFGGGGGFGGFGGGGFGGGGAGGDW; encoded by the coding sequence GTGCGTAAAACAATCATGGCCGTCCTTGCGGCGGCCCTCATCATCCTGACGGCGGCTTCCGGGGCACTGGCTCTGGACGTTCCGCCGTACACGGGACGGGTCAACGACACGGCGAACATGATTTCGCCCGGTACCCGCGCCTCGCTGGAAAAATACCTTGCGGAACTGGAACGCACCGACTCCACGCAGGTGGCCGTGCTGACCATTCCCTCCCTTGACGGCGACGCCATGTCCGACTTTGCCATCCGCGTGGCCGAGGCATGGAAAGTCGGCCAGAAAGGCGAAGACAACGGCGTCATCCTGCTTGTCAGCAAGGCGGACCGCAAAATCCGCATTGAAGTCGGTTACGGTCTGGAAGGCGTACTCACGGACGTGCTTTCGTCCCAGATTATCCGCAACGTCATCGGCCCGAACTTCAAGGCCGGGAACTATGACAACGGCTTCGCGGAAGGCGTCACGGCCATAGCGGGCGCGGTCCGCGGTGAATATACGGCGGCCCCTGCCAAGAAGACCCGGCGCAGCCGGGGCGGCATTCTCCCGCTCATCGTCATTCCCATGCTCCTGTTCATCACCTTCACTGAAATGTTCGGTCGGCGCAGACGGCGCGGCCAGCTCTCAAACAGCCAGGTCATCGACGGCCAGCGCAGACACGGCTCCGGCCTCGGCTCCACGGCGTCCACCCTGTTCTTCCTGAGCATGCTGGGCGGCGGACGCGGCGGCGGGTTCGGCGGTGGCGGCGGATTCGGCGGTTTCGGAGGCGGCGGCTTCGGCGGCGGCGGTGCAGGCGGAGACTGGTAG
- a CDS encoding TPM domain-containing protein, whose protein sequence is MSKLAQNFLTKDEQDTLIQCVMDVEKRTSGEIVPVIASASYDYPRASHIGGLALGILGAAGLATLLGREDMWVFIGLFLAAYVLISRLLGAVPALRKPFISKREMREEVEEAAVTAFYLNGLHRTRDLTGIIVYVSVFERSVRILADKGINDKVDPQVWEEVVAEITRGIRDGRPGEALCQGVKRCGDLITEHFPIKHDDTDELPNLIIEGQN, encoded by the coding sequence ATGAGCAAACTCGCACAGAATTTCCTGACAAAGGACGAACAGGACACGCTCATCCAGTGTGTCATGGATGTGGAAAAGCGGACCTCCGGCGAAATCGTGCCGGTCATCGCGTCCGCAAGCTACGACTACCCCCGCGCCTCGCACATCGGCGGACTGGCCCTCGGCATCCTCGGTGCAGCCGGACTGGCGACCCTTCTCGGACGCGAGGACATGTGGGTGTTCATCGGCCTGTTTCTGGCAGCCTACGTGCTGATTTCGCGTCTGCTGGGCGCGGTCCCGGCACTGCGGAAACCCTTCATCTCCAAACGGGAGATGCGCGAAGAGGTCGAAGAGGCCGCTGTCACGGCGTTCTACCTCAACGGCCTGCACCGGACCCGCGACCTGACCGGCATCATCGTCTACGTCTCGGTCTTTGAGCGCAGCGTCCGCATCCTCGCGGACAAAGGCATCAACGACAAGGTGGACCCGCAGGTATGGGAAGAAGTGGTCGCCGAGATCACCCGCGGCATCCGTGACGGACGTCCGGGCGAAGCCCTGTGTCAGGGCGTGAAGCGTTGCGGCGACCTGATCACCGAACACTTCCCGATCAAGCATGACGACACCGACGAACTGCCCAACCTGATTATCGAGGGGCAAAACTAG